One genomic window of Phycisphaerae bacterium includes the following:
- a CDS encoding transposase domain-containing protein → MPPAALLNIDNNHSERQIKQMVIGRKKWIFCGSENGARYAAVLFSLVVSCKLHGVDPFAYFKDVLLRIHTHPPDGIKELMPREWKQRFAPSGRQPQQISAA, encoded by the coding sequence ATGCCACCCGCCGCGCTCCTGAACATCGACAACAACCACTCCGAGCGGCAGATCAAACAGATGGTCATCGGCCGCAAGAAATGGATTTTTTGCGGCAGCGAGAACGGAGCCCGCTACGCGGCCGTCCTGTTCAGCCTGGTCGTCTCCTGCAAGCTGCACGGCGTAGACCCCTTCGCGTACTTCAAGGACGTGCTCCTGCGGATCCACACCCATCCGCCCGACGGCATCAAAGAGCTGATGCCCAGGGAGTGGAAGCAACGATTCGCCCCATCCGGCCGCCAGCCCCAGCAGATCTCAGCGGCGTAG